A part of Bacillus rossius redtenbacheri isolate Brsri chromosome 1, Brsri_v3, whole genome shotgun sequence genomic DNA contains:
- the LOC134527086 gene encoding holotricin-2-like, producing the protein MQLSVLVLSVGLALCGAVPRYELPGPWPATHQGPFLEREEAAMMPAYLLMARERPRRSLQPGAPQYPLPGAQPAQRDNDVAVSATRERGVGTVVDAQGRANVWRSDDGNTRVDAHGRWTRVYDGPARGQRSHSAGVVFSHRWR; encoded by the exons ATGCAGCTGTCCGTCCTGGTGTTGTCCGTGGGCCTCGCTCTGTGCGGGGCGGTGCCACGCTACGAGCTGCCCGGACCCTGGCCGGCGACCCATCAGGGCCCCTTCCTGGAGCGCGAGGAGGCCGCCATGATGCCGGCGTATTTACTGATG GCGCGGGAGAGGCCTCGCCGCTCGCTGCAGCCAGGCGCGCCGCAGTACCCGCTGCCCGGCGCGCAGCCCGCCCAGCGCGACAACGACGTGGCGGTGTCGGCGACGAGGGAGCGCGGCGTGGGCACCGTGGTGGACGCCCAGGGCCGCGCCAACGTGTGGCGCAGCGACGACGGCAACACGCGCGTCGACGCGCACGGCCGCTGGACGCGCGTGTACGACGGGCCGGCGCGCGGCCAGCGCTCGCACAGCGCGGGGGTCGTGTTCTCGCACCGCTGGCGCTGA